One Myxococcales bacterium genomic region harbors:
- a CDS encoding PQ-loop repeat-containing protein: MHNSPFWIVGTLGIVAMEASYVPQIVRLWRRGQAHDLSVFFPGLNVFGRLLAVVYATLNHELVFGAGFLFGIFVRGSLLAQVVALKVKKREDAITDEASVPSPALAPREPA; this comes from the coding sequence ATGCACAACTCTCCCTTCTGGATCGTGGGAACGCTCGGCATCGTCGCGATGGAGGCCTCGTACGTGCCTCAGATCGTGCGCCTCTGGCGGCGCGGTCAGGCGCACGATCTGAGCGTGTTTTTCCCTGGTTTGAACGTGTTCGGCAGGCTGCTCGCCGTCGTTTACGCGACGCTCAACCACGAGCTCGTGTTCGGCGCGGGCTTCCTCTTCGGCATCTTCGTCCGCGGCAGCCTGCTCGCTCAGGTCGTCGCGCTGAAGGTGAAGAAGCGGGAGGACGCTATAACGGACGAAGCGTCTGTCCCCTCTCCGGCGCTCGCTCCTCGGGAGCCCGCATGA